Proteins encoded within one genomic window of Solenopsis invicta isolate M01_SB chromosome 10, UNIL_Sinv_3.0, whole genome shotgun sequence:
- the LOC105197844 gene encoding SET domain-containing protein SmydA-8, translating into MNMSQESSDASTSQAYKVLHNDQVGRYMVTSRELQAGEELVTEMPFVVGPKACTYPLCLSCYTPWPPEPDDKQLCSTCGWPVCGQECENALQHKDYECQVFAQANEKFNIDAALQNNENGVPQLECITPLRLLLESERNVERWNKEIKDMEPHNKIRCQKAQWKSDHVNIVDYLRKRLKLDRFSEEHIQTVCGILEINTFEVRTAKGFSARGLYPTVAMMNHSCVSNTSHSISPIDYRIRLRTTLKIPAGGELYASYTHSLLPTMLRREHLLEGKHFACACPRCSDPTELGTHMSSLKCNKCDNGIVLSLDSLDSESKWKCTHCDFSTTGQAVRKVFRIIQAEVDAAEAISGADGADAIHERETIMKKYRSVLHPQHAFLSMLRHSLTQMYGRVDEYLLDDLPDVVLEHKVDLCRSLLQVLNVVEPGYSRVRGMTLYELHAPLLFLAKGQWNAGVIDETGLKSKMIEAANILKEAVMILSLEPPDTSEGQIGLVAKESMVQLEQSINDL; encoded by the exons ATGAACATGTCGCAAGAATCG AGTGATGCATCCACATCACAGGCGTACAAAGTGTTGCACAATGATCAGGTTGGCag ATACATGGTCACGAGCAGAGAATTACAAGCTGGTGAAGAACTTGTCACAGAAATGCCCTTTGTTGTCGGGCCGAAGGCATGCACTTATCCCTTGTGTCTTTCCTGCTACACACCTTGGCCCCCTGAACCGGATGACAAACAGCTATGTTCCACATGCGGATGGCCTGTTTGCGGGCAAGAATGCGAGAATGCTCTACAACATAAAGATTACGAATGCCAG GTGTTTGCACAGGCGAACGAGAAGTTTAACATAGACGCCGCATTGCAGAACAACGAAAACGGCGTTCCGCAATTAGAATGCATAACACCGTTGAGACTATTATTGGAGTCGGAGAGAAATGTTGAAAGATGGAATAAGGAAATAAAAGATATGGAACCGCATAATAAGATACGGTGTCAGAAAGCACAATGGAAGTCAGATCATGTCAATATCGTGGATTATCTGAGAAAACGACTTAAACTTGATAG ATTCTCGGAGGAACACATACAAACAGTGTGCGGTATCTTGGAGATTAATACGTTTGAAGTACGGACAGCGAAAGGGTTCAGCGCACGTGGTCTCTATCCAACAGTTGCTATGATGAATCACTCATGCGTCTCAAATACGTCTCACAGCATATCGCCAATTGATTACAG GATACGGCTGCGTACCACGCTTAAGATTCCTGCGGGCGGTGAACTTTACGCAAGTTACACGCACTCGTTACTTCCAACGATGCTACGGAGAGAGCATCTTCTTGAGGGCAAGCACTTCGCGTGCGCGTGTCCACGTTGTTCGGATCCTACGGAGCTGGGCACCCATATGTCCTCGCTGAAATGTAACAAATGCGACAACGGAATTGTCTTATCACTGGATTCTTTAG attCGGAAAGTAAATGGAAGTGTACGCATTGCGATTTTTCTACTACCGGTCAAGCAGTGCGAAAAGTTTTCCGGATCATTCAAGCGGAAGTAGACGCCGCTGAAGCTATCAGCGGAGCCGATGGAGCCGATGCGATTCACGAAAGAGAGACCATTATGAAAAAGTATCGATCAGTTTTACATCCCCAGCATGCCTTCCTTTCGATGTTACG GCATTCATTGACCCAAATGTACGGTCGAGTTGACGAGTATTTGTTGGACGATTTGCCGGATGTTGTATTGGAGCATAAAGTCGACTTGTGTCGTTCACTGCTTCAAGTATTGAACGTTGTGGAACCTGGGTACAGTCGTGTAAGAG GCATGACGTTATACGAGTTACACGCACCGTTACTATTCTTGGCGAAAGGTCAGTGGAATGCCGGTGTCATTGACGAGACCGGACTAAAGTCCAAAATGATAGAAGCTGCGAATATTCTAAAAGAGGCGGTTATGATATTAAGTTTGGAACCACCGGATACGTCTGAAGGACAAATAGGACTCGTTGCAAAGGAATCTATGGTTCAACTGGAACAAtcaataaatgatttataa
- the LOC105197843 gene encoding voltage-dependent anion-selective channel: MSPPTYNDLGKSARDVFGQGYHFGLFKLDVKTKTNSDVEFCCGGVSNQDTGKVFGNLETKYKFKEYGLTFSEKWNTDNTLGTEVSLANKLLNGLTVGYSCTFSPQTGSKTGKLKTTYKHENVSANADFDLSLSAGPLIYASAVVGYQGWLGGYQASFDSQRNKLTRNNFALGFTASDFTLHSAVDNGREFTSSIYHKIKPDLEGAINLAYNSSNNVTQFGIGAKYNLDNDASIRAKVNSNLQIGLGYQQKLRDGVTLTLSTNIDGKNFGSGGHKYGVALDLQA, encoded by the exons ATGTCTCCTCCAACGTACAACGACCTGGGAAAAAGCGCTCGTGATGTATTCGGTCAAGGTTACCACTTTGGTCTTTTTAAACTAGACGTGAAGACCAAGACCAATTCCGATGTAGAGTTCTGTTGCGGCGGCGTGTCTAATCAGGACACGGGAAAGGTGTTTGGTAACTTGGAAACTAAGTACAAGTTCAAGGAATATGGATTGACATTTAGTGAGAAATGGAATACTGACAATACCCTCGGGACTGAAGTCAGCCTCGCCAATAAGTTGCTCAATGGTCTCACGGTTGGTTACAGCTGTACCTTCTCACCACAAACAGG CTCCAAAACTGGAAAATTGAAGACTACTTATAAGCATGAAAATGTGTCTGCAAATGCTGATTTTGATCTCAGTCTGTCGGCTGGACCCTTAATTTATGCCTCGGCCGTCGTAGGTTATCAAG GATGGCTGGGTGGTTATCAGGCATCCTTTGACTCACAGAGAAACAAACTTACAAGGAACAACTTTGCTCTCGGCTTTACTGCTTCTGATTTTACTCTCCATAGTGCAGT ggATAATGGACGCGAATTTACTAGCTCCATTTATCATAAGATAAAACCAGATTTGGAGGGAGCAATTAATTTGGCGTATAATTCCAGTAATAATGTAACACAATTTGGTATTGGTGCGAAGTATAATCTTGATAATGATGCTAGCATTAGAGCCAAAGTGAATTCTAATCTTCAAATAGGTTTGGGATACCAACAGAAGCTGCGGGacg GTGTAACTTTGACACTTTCTACAAACATCGACGGGAAGAACTTTGGATCTGGTGGCCACAAGTATGGCGTTGCATTAGATCTTCAGGCTTAA